The following is a genomic window from Actinomadura sp. WMMB 499.
AACCGTGGTCACGCCGCGCGGGCGGCAGGTGCTCGTCGCCCCGCCCGCGGACGTCCTCGATCATGGCGGCGACCTGGTCCCGCGTCATCGGCAGGGTGGCGCGCTCCGCGCCGAGGAACGCGCCCGCGAAGCACTGCGCCTGCAGCTCGATGCGCCGGCTGGCCTCCGCGCGGCCGAGCGGGTCGGCGCCCTCCATCAGCCGGTTCCCGTACAGCAGGATCCCGGCGCGGTCCTGGACGTGGTGGCCGTACTCGTGCGCGACGACCCGGGCGAACACCGCGAAGTTCTCGAGCGGCTCGTCCCCCGACGTCGCCACGATGTGGTCGACGCCGACGTACATCGTGTTGTTCGCCGGGCAGTAGAACGCGGACGAGCCGGGGCTCGGGTACGTGCCGCAGGGGCTGCGCCCGGCGTCCCGCCAGAAGACGCGGGCGGGGACGTCGAACCGCAGGCCGGCCTTCGCGAACTGGCTGCCCCACGAGGCGTCGAGGCAGTCGCTCAGGGCGTCCATGAACCGGCGCATCGACGCGCCACCGGGTTCGAGGCGGGGCGGCGCGCAGTTCACGGGGGTGAGCACGCCGGTCGCGTACAGCTCGTTGTCGGTGGCGGTCTCGCGGCCGACCGCCACCTCCCGGTAGGAGCCGGTGATGGCGCCGATGGGGGCGCGGTCGCCGAAGAGGGAGAAGCCGAGGACGCCCAGCACGACGACCGTCGCGACGCCGCCGATGACGCCGGCGATCGTCCCGTCCGGGGTGCGGCGGGGCGGGCGGCGGGACGGGACGTGGCGGTAGGCGGGCCGACGGTCCGACGGTGGTGCCGATGTGGGGGTGCGACCTGCCATAAGGGAGCATCATCGCACGTT
Proteins encoded in this region:
- a CDS encoding neutral zinc metallopeptidase — translated: MAGRTPTSAPPSDRRPAYRHVPSRRPPRRTPDGTIAGVIGGVATVVVLGVLGFSLFGDRAPIGAITGSYREVAVGRETATDNELYATGVLTPVNCAPPRLEPGGASMRRFMDALSDCLDASWGSQFAKAGLRFDVPARVFWRDAGRSPCGTYPSPGSSAFYCPANNTMYVGVDHIVATSGDEPLENFAVFARVVAHEYGHHVQDRAGILLYGNRLMEGADPLGRAEASRRIELQAQCFAGAFLGAERATLPMTRDQVAAMIEDVRGRGDEHLPPARRDHGSGRNYAGWVVTGFEGAGVEGAGVEGAGLAVCNTWTVPASEVD